The Gordonia sp. KTR9 genome contains a region encoding:
- a CDS encoding decaprenylphospho-beta-D-erythro-pentofuranosid-2-ulose 2-reductase: MINAVGVPQSILVLGGSSEIGLAITAEYLSKGPARVILATLPGDPTAAAAVQKAKDAGATEVTQIDFDARATDTHRAVIDKAFADGDVDVAIVAFGIQGDDEQAWQDHGLAVAEAEINYTAAVSVGVLLGEKMKAQGHGQIIAMSSVAGERVRRSNFVYGSTKAGLDGFYLGLGEALRPFGARVLVIRPGQVRTRLSAHVKEAPLTVEKEDVGRLAVAAATKGKEIVWVPGPFRYIMMVLRHIPRPIFRKLPI; this comes from the coding sequence ATGATCAACGCCGTGGGCGTCCCACAGTCCATCCTGGTCCTGGGAGGCAGCTCCGAGATCGGGCTCGCCATCACCGCCGAATACCTCAGCAAGGGCCCGGCGCGGGTCATCCTCGCCACCCTTCCGGGTGACCCCACCGCCGCTGCCGCCGTCCAGAAGGCCAAGGACGCCGGCGCCACGGAGGTCACCCAGATCGACTTCGACGCCCGTGCCACCGACACTCACCGGGCGGTCATCGACAAGGCGTTCGCCGACGGTGACGTCGACGTCGCGATCGTCGCCTTCGGCATCCAGGGCGACGACGAACAGGCCTGGCAGGACCACGGCCTCGCCGTCGCCGAAGCCGAGATCAACTACACCGCCGCGGTTTCCGTAGGTGTGCTGCTCGGCGAGAAGATGAAGGCCCAGGGTCACGGTCAGATCATCGCGATGAGTTCGGTCGCCGGTGAGCGTGTCCGTCGCAGCAACTTCGTCTACGGCTCCACCAAGGCCGGACTCGACGGGTTCTACCTCGGACTCGGAGAAGCACTGCGCCCCTTCGGCGCTCGAGTCCTCGTCATCCGTCCGGGTCAGGTGCGCACCCGGTTGTCGGCGCACGTCAAGGAAGCGCCACTCACGGTCGAGAAGGAAGACGTGGGTCGCCTGGCGGTGGCCGCGGCCACCAAGGGCAAGGAGATCGTCTGGGTGCCGGGACCGTTCCGCTACATCATGATGGTGCTCCGCCACATCCCGCGGCCGATCTTCCGCAAGCTGCCGATCTGA
- a CDS encoding FAD-binding oxidoreductase: protein MSTEELLPITTRKLVGWSRTTPIEGHVLSTPYPEVIAEAVARVADDNADKPDYLKRGVIARGLGRSYNESGQNSGGLTVDMTPLTRIYAIDNESATVDVDAGVSLDTLMQAALPHGLWVPVLPGTRQVTVGGAIAHDIHGKNHHSQGSFGNHVLEMQLLVADGRILTLTPGGSADDPAGELFWATIGGIGLTGIVLRAKIQMKRTESAYFIADTARTGSLQETLDLHLQDGFEDGYEYASGWFDTISGPPKLGRGTFSRGNLARVDELPEKYRDNPLSFNNKPLVRFPDIFPRGLANKLSFSAVGEAYYRIGPPSEGKVKNLAQFYHMLDVFGDWNNAYGRGGGFCQYQFIVPTGNEGEFTALIEHIQASGHVSFLNVIKLFGDGNRAPLSFPFKGWNVCLDFPVKAGLAEFLNDLDRRVMAMGGRLYTAKDSRTSAESFHAMYPEIDDWIATRRRVDPNRVFMSDMGRRLELA from the coding sequence ATGTCTACTGAAGAGTTGCTGCCGATCACGACCCGCAAGCTGGTGGGCTGGTCTCGCACCACCCCGATCGAGGGTCACGTCCTGTCCACGCCGTACCCCGAGGTCATCGCCGAGGCGGTCGCCCGGGTGGCCGACGACAACGCGGACAAGCCGGATTACCTCAAACGCGGCGTCATCGCCCGCGGGCTCGGACGCTCCTACAACGAGTCGGGCCAGAACAGCGGCGGACTCACGGTCGACATGACCCCGCTGACCAGGATCTATGCGATCGACAACGAGTCGGCCACGGTCGACGTCGACGCCGGCGTATCGCTGGACACGCTCATGCAGGCGGCACTCCCGCACGGCCTGTGGGTCCCGGTGCTCCCGGGCACCCGGCAGGTGACGGTGGGCGGCGCGATCGCGCACGACATCCACGGCAAGAACCACCACAGCCAGGGCAGCTTCGGCAACCACGTCCTCGAGATGCAGCTCCTCGTCGCGGACGGCCGGATCCTCACCCTCACCCCGGGCGGGTCGGCCGACGACCCGGCCGGCGAACTCTTCTGGGCGACCATCGGCGGCATCGGACTGACCGGCATCGTGCTGCGCGCGAAGATCCAGATGAAGCGCACCGAGAGCGCGTACTTCATCGCCGACACGGCGCGCACCGGCTCGCTGCAGGAAACCCTCGACCTGCACCTCCAGGACGGCTTCGAGGACGGGTACGAGTACGCCTCGGGCTGGTTCGACACCATCAGCGGACCCCCGAAACTCGGCCGCGGCACCTTCTCGCGAGGCAACCTCGCCCGTGTCGACGAACTACCGGAGAAGTACCGGGACAACCCACTGTCGTTCAACAACAAGCCGCTGGTCCGGTTCCCGGACATCTTCCCGCGCGGGCTCGCGAACAAGCTCTCGTTCTCCGCGGTCGGCGAGGCCTACTACCGGATCGGACCGCCCAGCGAGGGCAAGGTCAAGAATCTCGCGCAGTTCTACCACATGCTCGACGTGTTCGGTGACTGGAACAACGCCTATGGACGCGGGGGCGGCTTCTGCCAGTACCAGTTCATCGTGCCCACCGGTAACGAGGGTGAGTTCACCGCACTCATCGAGCACATCCAGGCGTCCGGGCACGTCAGCTTCCTCAACGTCATCAAGCTCTTCGGCGACGGCAACCGGGCACCGCTGAGCTTCCCGTTCAAGGGCTGGAACGTCTGCCTCGACTTCCCCGTCAAGGCCGGTCTCGCCGAGTTCCTCAACGACCTCGACCGCCGCGTCATGGCGATGGGCGGCCGCCTCTACACCGCCAAGGACTCGCGTACGTCGGCCGAGAGCTTCCACGCCATGTACCCGGAGATCGACGACTGGATCGCGACCCGTCGCCGCGTCGACCCCAACCGGGTGTTCATGTCGGACATGGGCCGGCGACTCGAACTCGCCTGA